ACTATATGGCGCACTGGCAGCATTTGCGTCACATCGAAGGCGCAGCGCAGCGTGTGCAGGAAGACACCATGCGTTTTGCTTCTACGCTGGAAGATATGGGCGTCAGCTTTATCAACGCGATTATGACGCTGATTGCCTTCCTGCCTGTACTGGTTACGCTCTCTGCCCATGTTCCTGACCTGCCGATTGTTGGACATGTGCCTTATGGCCTGGTGATTGCCGCGATTGTCTGGTCGCTGATGGGAACCGGTTTGCTGGCCGTGGTCGGGATAAAACTTCCAGGGCTGGAGTTTAAAAACCAGCGCGTGGAAGCGGCCTATCGTAAAGAACTGGTCTATGGCGAAGATGATGGCAACCGTGCGACGCCACCGACGGTGCGTGAACTGTTTCATGCGGTACGCCAAAATTACTTCCGTCTCTATTTTCACTATATGTACTTCAATATCGCCCGAATTCTTTATCTGCAGGTTGATAACGTTTTCGGCTTGTTCCTGCTGTTTCCATCGATTGTTGCCGGTACGATTACGCTCGGCCTGATGACGCAAATCACCAACGTGTTTGGCCAGGTGCGCGGCTCGTTCCAGTATCTGATTAACTCCTGGACAACGTTAGTGGAACTGATGTCTATTTATAAGCGTCTGCGCAGCTTTGAACGAGAGCTTGATGGTCAGGATATTCAGGAAGTTACCCATACACTGAGTTAAATAATAAGGAGATGTTATGTCGACGGTTTCCCGTCTTTACCCCTTGTCTGGTCTGGCAGCACTGGTGCTGGTGGGATGTAGTAGCCAACCCGCGCAGCCGCTAAAAAAGGGGGAGAAAGCCGTCGATGTGGCGAGCGTGGTGCGCCAGAAAATGCCCGCCAGCGTGAAAGACCGGGACGCATGGGCGCAGGATTTGGCAAAGACTTTTGAAAGCCAGAAGCTGGCGCCGGCGGTTGAAAATATCTGTTCGGTGCTGGCGGTCGCGCAACAGGAGTCAAATTACCAGGCGGATCCAGCCGTGCCGAACTTAAGTAAAATCGCCTGGAAAGAGATCGATCGTCGTGCCGAGCGTATGCACATCCCGCTATTTGTGGTGCATACCGCGCTGAAGATTAACTCGCCAACGGGGAAAAGCTACAGCGAGCGCCTGGATACGGTGAAAACCGAAAAACAGCTTAGCGCGATCTTTGATGATTTTATCAACATGGTACCGATGGGGCAGACGTTATTTGGTTCGCTTAATCCGGTGCATACCGGTGGGCCGATGCAGGTTAGCATCGCCTTTGCTGAGCAGCATGCCAGCGGCTACCCGTGGAAAATGGCGGGAACCGTGCGCCAGGAAGTATTTAGCCGCCGCGGTGGGCTGTGGTTCGGTACGTATCATCTGCTTAACTACCCGGCGAATTACAGTGCGCCAATTTTCCGCTTCGCCGATTTCAATGCCGGGTGGTATGCCAGCCGCAATGCAGCTTTCCAGAATGCGGTCAGTAAAGCCAGCGGCGTGAAGCTGGCGATGGACGGTGATTTAATTCTCTATGGCAGCAGCGAGCAGGGCAAAACGGAGCTGGCGGTACGTAAACTGGCCGGGAAGCTGGACATGAGCGAGAGTGAGATCCGCCGTCAGCTGCAAAAAGGCGACAGCCTGGCCTTTGAAGAGACCGCGCTGTACGAGAAAGTCTATAAGCTGGCGGAAGCGAAGGCGGGGAAAACGCTTCCCCGTGAAATGCTGCCTGGCATTCAACTGGAAAGCCCGAAGATCACACGTAACCTGACTACCGCGTGGTTTGCTAAACGCGTGGACGATCGTCGGGCGAAATGTATGCGTCAGTCATCGTTATGATGACGGCGGCGCCAACGCGCGAATGCCGCGATGGCGCCAAGAATCAGGCTTCCGGCGAGAAAAGGGACCAGTCCAAAAAGGGTTCCGACGCCCAGGCCGATTTCAACTCGCGGGCGCCCTGTCTCTTGCATTTGCAACTGCATCAACTGCTCATAGATGCCGGGAGCGTGGGCCAACAGATTTAAAATCTGCGCGCCTGCCCAGAAGCAAAACAGCACAAATACGGCATACGCAATGTTGCCGGGCAGGGTGGAGGGATCCCGATGCTTGCCCTTAAACAGGGATTTTGAGAGCGTAAAATCAGCCATAAAGACCTCCGGAAATAACCTGCTTTTTTTGACGTAATGCCTGTAACTGAAAGTGAGTCTGACAGGTGATCGGCAATGTCAATATCAGAATGATGGTAATTTCAGGTAGAGATTATTCCTGGATTTCGGTTTTTTGTTGGTGGTCACAATTATGTAACCTTAAGTGAAATTGAGTTACATTTAAGAAATTCCGCACAGGCCACAGACGCCCACGGGGAAATGTGCGAGGATGCCTCCCTGTGTTGTATATCCACCGGAGCCGTTATGAACCTGCCTGTTAAAATCCGCCGAGACTGGCACTATTATGCCTTCGCTATTGGGCTTATCTTTATTCTCAACGGCGTGGTGGGCTTACTCGGTTTTGAAGCGCAGGGGTGGCAAACCTATGCGGTGGGGCTGGTGACCTGGGTGATTAGCTTTTGGCTGGCCGGATTAATCATCCGTCGCCGCGTTGAAGATGATGAAGTAAAGGATGCCCAATAGCTATATCAGGCATCCTGGCGGGTTTACATACTGGTTTTCAGCGCGCTATCCGCAGCATGGCGTTCCAGCGCCAGTTCGATCAGGCGAGTGATCAAATCGGTATAGCCTAAACCGCTCGCCTGCCACAGCTTCGGATACATACTGATGTTGGTAAAACCTGGCAGCGTGTTGATCTCATTGATCACAACGTCGTTTTCAGCAGTTAAGAAAACGTCCACGCGCGCCATGCCGGCACAGCCCAGTGTCTGGTAGGCCTGAATGGCGATTTCGCGGATCTTGTCGTTAATCTCTGGTGCAATTGCTGCCGGAACGACAACTGTGGCACCGTTATCGTCAATGTATTTAGTGTCGTAAGCGTAAAAATCGCTGTTCAGCACAATCTCTCCACAAGTACTGGCCTGCGGATGATCGTTGCCCAGTACCGCACATTCGATCTCGCGGCCTTTGATCCCTTGCTCCACCACGACTTTATGATCGAATTCAAATGCCAGCGCGACGGCCTGATCGTATTGGGCTTCGCTGGTTACTTTGCTGACGCCAACGGACGATCCCTGGTTGGCCGGTTTTACAAACAACGGCAGACCCAGGCGGGATTCCACTTCGCTAAAGCTGATGCGATTGGCGCGAGTTAGCGTAATAAATGGCGCGATGTTTAATCCGGCATCACGCAGCAGACGTTTGGTCACGTCTTTATCCATACAGGCCGCAGAACCCAGCACATCAGAACCTACGAACGGTAGGTTTGCCACGCGCAGCATGCCCTGCAGAGAGCCATCTTCACCCAGAGTGCCATGTACGATCGGGAAAATAACATCGACCGTCGGCAGCGGTTGACCGTTTTGTGCATCGATCAACTGGTGCGCTTGTTTACCCGGTACCTGCGCCAGGCTGGTCTCAGAAGGTCGCAACGCAATATGCGCCGGGTCGTCTGAATTGAGCAGATAATTACTGGCATCGCTGACGTGCCATTGCCCTTGTTTATCAATACCTAACAGCACAACGTCAAAGCGAGTCTTGTCGATGGCATCGACAATATTTTTTGCCGATTGCAATGACACTTCATGTTCCGCTGATTTACCACCAAATACGATTCCTACCCGCAACTTTGCCATCTTAAAAACCCATTCCATGAATGCAAAGCACATACATTACCACGACAAAACGCAGGTTTCCTCGGCTTCTGGCAGATTGTTTTGGCTGACGACAGGGGAATAGAACAGAACAAACAAGAGGCCCGCACGCGAAGCATAATCCCCTGCTTATATTATGGGTTTGATGTGAGCTGTATCACAAATATGATGAGCGGGAAGATAAAATACTAAACTGTGATTTATCGCACCTGTGGACCCTTATTCAGCTAAGTAATTTGTTAAGCTGCTCGCAGTTTTCAGCTACTTATCGTTATGAGTCCTTATGGAATCCTGGAGAGTTAATCTTATTTCCGTTTGGTTCGGGTGTTTTTTTACCGGACTGGCGATTAGCCAAATCTTGCCTTTTTTACCACTCTATATCTCCCAACTGGGCGTGACCTCGCATGAAGCGCTCTCAATGTGGTCCGGATTAACGTTCAGCGTCACCTTCCTGATTTCAGCTATTGTCTCACCAATGTGGGGCAGTTTAGCCGACCGCAAAGGGCGCAAGCTAATGCTGCTGCGGGCCTCACTGGGTATGGCCATTGCGATTTTGCTACAGGCATTTGCTACTAACGTCTGGCAGCTTTTTCTGCTGCGCGGGGTGATGGGGTTAACCTCCGGTTATATTCCTAATGCGATGGCGCTGGTCGCGTCACAGGTTCCGCGTGAACGCAGCGGCTGGGCGCTGAGTACGCTGTCGACGGCGCAAATTAGCGGTGTCATTGGTGGACCGTTAATGGGGGGCTTTATTGCCGATCACGTTGGCTTACGGGCGGTATTCTGTATTACCGCCGCTTTGCTGGTAGTGAGTTTTCTGGTCACACTGTTTTTGATCAAAGAGGGCGTTCGTCCGACGATTAAAAAAAGCGAACGTCTGAGTGGGAAGGCCGTATTTGCCTCGCTTTCACATCCGGCGCTGGTGATCAGCCTGTTTTTTACCACCATGGTGATTCAACTTTGTAACGGTTCAATTGGGCCAATTCTGGCGCTGTTTATTAAATCAATGGTCCCAGATAGTTCGAATATTGCCTTTCTCAGCGGGCTGATAGCCTCAGTACCGGGCATTTCTGCTCTGATTTCCGCGCCTCGACTTGGTAAATTAGGCGACCGTATTGGTACTGAGCGGATTTTAATGGCGACGTTAATCTTCGCGGTGGTGCTGTTTTTCGCTATGTCGTGGGTCACCACGCCGTTGCAGTTGGGAGTTCTCCGTTTTCTGCTTGGCTTTGCCGACGGTGCGATGTTGCCGGCGGTGCAGACGCTGTTAGTGAAATACTCCAGCGATCAGATAACCGGGCGCATCTTTGGTTATAACCAGTCATTTATGTATCTCGGCAACGTCGCCGGGCCATTAATGGGGGCGACGGTTTCGGCAATGGCGGGGTTCCGTTGGGTGTTCATTGCTACAGCAAGCATTGTGCTTATCAATATCTGGCAATTGGCTATTGCGTTGCGACGTCGGCGCGGGGGGCGTTGAGCTCCTGATTAACAACGCTGCCTGTCAGCGTTGTTAATCCATAATTGTGTATTATATATTTGTGTGATTATTAATTTTCTTACCTTTTTATATTGAATCATTCTGCGTCAAGACGCATTTACCCTTATTTTGTGTTGTGATTGTTTTCGCAAATCGTTTTATTACTTATAAAAATACAACTTTCATCCTCTAGGCAGTCGTGAGCCTTAATGATAACGTGACCCATATTTTGTTAAGGGAATAGGCAAATGAAAAACCTCGTCACTGAGTTGTTACTTAAACTCGCGCAAAAAGAAGAAGAGTCGCAAGATCTGGCGGTACAGGTCGAAACGTTAGAGCGGGTAATCATCGAAATGCTGCGCAATATGGCGTGGAACGATCGGCAAATATTTATTCGTCAAATTGAGGGGGCGCTGGCTGATGTAAACCGCATGCCCGCGTTTCTCACGAACATACATAACGCTTGCGAGATCGTACCAAAAGCGTTTTGAACCATCTGTGGCGGGGCACCCACAAATTATCATAAAAGTGTCACATCAAATACTTATAGTCGCTTTGTTTTAATTTTACCGTATTTATACATGGAGAATATAAAGTGAAACAAAGCGCACTCGCTATTGCCCTGTTACCTTTGCTGTTTACCCCGGTTATTAATGCAGAAACATCTACTGTAGCGGTTTTGGATAATCGTGCCGCTCAAGGTGATATCTCCACGCCGGGTGGCGCTCGCCGATTGTCTGCCGACCAAACCGCGGCTCTGCGCGAATCGCTGAACGACAAACCGGCCAAAAATATTATTTTACTGATTGGCGATGGGATGGGTGATTCCGAAATAACGGCAGCGCGAAATTATGCTGAAGG
This window of the Citrobacter freundii ATCC 8090 = MTCC 1658 = NBRC 12681 genome carries:
- the sbmA gene encoding peptide antibiotic transporter SbmA; the encoded protein is MFKSFFPKPGPFFISAFIWALVAVVFWQAGGGAWVAHITGASGDVPISAARFWSLDYLIFYAYYILCVGVFALFWFLYSPHRWQYWSILGTSLIIFVTWFLVEVGVAVNAWYAPFYDLIQTALSTPHKVKIEQFYHEVGIFLGIALIAVVIGVMNNFFVSHYVFRWRTAMNEHYMAHWQHLRHIEGAAQRVQEDTMRFASTLEDMGVSFINAIMTLIAFLPVLVTLSAHVPDLPIVGHVPYGLVIAAIVWSLMGTGLLAVVGIKLPGLEFKNQRVEAAYRKELVYGEDDGNRATPPTVRELFHAVRQNYFRLYFHYMYFNIARILYLQVDNVFGLFLLFPSIVAGTITLGLMTQITNVFGQVRGSFQYLINSWTTLVELMSIYKRLRSFERELDGQDIQEVTHTLS
- a CDS encoding multidrug efflux MFS transporter is translated as MESWRVNLISVWFGCFFTGLAISQILPFLPLYISQLGVTSHEALSMWSGLTFSVTFLISAIVSPMWGSLADRKGRKLMLLRASLGMAIAILLQAFATNVWQLFLLRGVMGLTSGYIPNAMALVASQVPRERSGWALSTLSTAQISGVIGGPLMGGFIADHVGLRAVFCITAALLVVSFLVTLFLIKEGVRPTIKKSERLSGKAVFASLSHPALVISLFFTTMVIQLCNGSIGPILALFIKSMVPDSSNIAFLSGLIASVPGISALISAPRLGKLGDRIGTERILMATLIFAVVLFFAMSWVTTPLQLGVLRFLLGFADGAMLPAVQTLLVKYSSDQITGRIFGYNQSFMYLGNVAGPLMGATVSAMAGFRWVFIATASIVLINIWQLAIALRRRRGGR
- a CDS encoding DUF1615 domain-containing protein, with amino-acid sequence MSTVSRLYPLSGLAALVLVGCSSQPAQPLKKGEKAVDVASVVRQKMPASVKDRDAWAQDLAKTFESQKLAPAVENICSVLAVAQQESNYQADPAVPNLSKIAWKEIDRRAERMHIPLFVVHTALKINSPTGKSYSERLDTVKTEKQLSAIFDDFINMVPMGQTLFGSLNPVHTGGPMQVSIAFAEQHASGYPWKMAGTVRQEVFSRRGGLWFGTYHLLNYPANYSAPIFRFADFNAGWYASRNAAFQNAVSKASGVKLAMDGDLILYGSSEQGKTELAVRKLAGKLDMSESEIRRQLQKGDSLAFEETALYEKVYKLAEAKAGKTLPREMLPGIQLESPKITRNLTTAWFAKRVDDRRAKCMRQSSL
- a CDS encoding DUF2755 family protein — its product is MADFTLSKSLFKGKHRDPSTLPGNIAYAVFVLFCFWAGAQILNLLAHAPGIYEQLMQLQMQETGRPRVEIGLGVGTLFGLVPFLAGSLILGAIAAFARWRRRHHNDD
- a CDS encoding sigma-S stabilization anti-adapter protein IraP, yielding MKNLVTELLLKLAQKEEESQDLAVQVETLERVIIEMLRNMAWNDRQIFIRQIEGALADVNRMPAFLTNIHNACEIVPKAF
- a CDS encoding DUF2754 domain-containing protein; protein product: MNLPVKIRRDWHYYAFAIGLIFILNGVVGLLGFEAQGWQTYAVGLVTWVISFWLAGLIIRRRVEDDEVKDAQ
- the ddlA gene encoding D-alanine--D-alanine ligase, which translates into the protein MAKLRVGIVFGGKSAEHEVSLQSAKNIVDAIDKTRFDVVLLGIDKQGQWHVSDASNYLLNSDDPAHIALRPSETSLAQVPGKQAHQLIDAQNGQPLPTVDVIFPIVHGTLGEDGSLQGMLRVANLPFVGSDVLGSAACMDKDVTKRLLRDAGLNIAPFITLTRANRISFSEVESRLGLPLFVKPANQGSSVGVSKVTSEAQYDQAVALAFEFDHKVVVEQGIKGREIECAVLGNDHPQASTCGEIVLNSDFYAYDTKYIDDNGATVVVPAAIAPEINDKIREIAIQAYQTLGCAGMARVDVFLTAENDVVINEINTLPGFTNISMYPKLWQASGLGYTDLITRLIELALERHAADSALKTSM